Proteins from a single region of Pseudarthrobacter sp. NIBRBAC000502772:
- a CDS encoding amidohydrolase family protein, whose translation MAGGQFGPDGGADDRSGCEEYDAGQAARSAAVARTSAQWRRSWDFADPEPLSADAGWEAEADRWTRELADNGIEHASFVTAGGNDAMVELVAHGAGKFLGLAAMADPFAPGAAREFENAVARGLRGLKLFAPLASARMDDPGADAVWDVASRRNVPVLIHFGHCGSAGGIAQNAYSNPASLERAAKRYPEITFVIPHFGIQHVQEVLFLMWACPNVVVDTSGSNQWVRYMAQRLTLEDLFRRFYETMGSERIIFGSDSSWFPRGFARRYLVDQLRICWEMGMPAAGLQQIFGGNAARLLKLDGWRPASVGPY comes from the coding sequence CTGGCGGGCGGTCAGTTCGGGCCGGACGGCGGCGCCGACGACAGAAGCGGCTGCGAGGAATACGACGCCGGCCAGGCCGCCCGGTCCGCCGCCGTCGCCCGGACCTCTGCCCAATGGCGCCGGAGCTGGGACTTCGCCGACCCCGAACCGTTGTCGGCGGACGCCGGCTGGGAAGCGGAAGCGGACCGCTGGACCAGGGAGCTGGCCGACAACGGGATCGAGCACGCCTCCTTCGTGACCGCCGGCGGGAACGACGCCATGGTGGAGCTGGTTGCCCACGGCGCCGGAAAGTTCCTGGGCCTGGCCGCGATGGCTGACCCGTTCGCGCCGGGAGCTGCCCGGGAGTTCGAAAACGCAGTGGCCCGGGGACTCCGAGGCCTGAAACTGTTCGCGCCCCTGGCATCGGCGCGGATGGACGATCCGGGGGCAGACGCCGTGTGGGACGTCGCGTCCCGCCGCAACGTCCCCGTCCTGATCCACTTCGGCCACTGTGGATCGGCGGGCGGCATCGCGCAGAATGCGTACAGCAACCCTGCGAGCCTCGAACGCGCGGCCAAAAGATACCCGGAGATCACGTTCGTGATCCCGCACTTCGGAATCCAGCACGTCCAGGAGGTGCTCTTCCTGATGTGGGCCTGCCCCAACGTGGTGGTGGATACGTCCGGTTCCAACCAGTGGGTCAGGTACATGGCGCAGCGGCTGACCCTGGAGGACCTTTTCCGCCGTTTCTACGAAACCATGGGATCCGAACGCATCATCTTCGGCTCGGACTCGTCGTGGTTCCCGCGCGGTTTCGCGCGGCGGTACCTCGTGGACCAACTCAGGATCTGCTGGGAAATGGGAATGCCCGCTGCCGGGCTTCAGCAGATCTTCGGCGGAAATGCCGCGCGGCTCCTCAAGCTGGACGGCTGGCGGCCCGCCTCAGTGGGGCCGTACTAG
- a CDS encoding ROK family transcriptional regulator, translating into MLPGSQRDAPTGRDALRRIRVSAIFSTLLEAGPLARTDLAHRTGYSPSTVTGIVQDLSDAGYLRVVGQQESTGGRRRTLIELNRSSVTIAVVGLRGTRIWCALVDLDGNRLDAAEQDFDPADPVGSTASTVMSLHRRAVIPPVHVVVALPGVVASDGSVALAPAFGPVAHLRLVDELEAATGLRTTVENDVNLIALGERVDGAGNGVEDLVLIHVAEGIGATIIAGGEVLEGSSRSAGEIGFLPQGLAASPRGERGDYERRWTAAGIRESGALLGLSLAEETVVESLCSADSPAAVRLLDDVIQAWAFAAIICVCVVNPARVIFSGDAVLLTRDAREKLRGTVQRSAPSLTEVVFAELGQAAILHGAIAKVVKSPATLFTEVAG; encoded by the coding sequence ATGTTACCTGGATCACAGCGCGACGCCCCGACGGGGAGGGATGCGCTGCGCAGAATCCGGGTCAGCGCCATCTTCAGCACCCTGCTGGAGGCGGGTCCCCTGGCCCGGACAGACCTGGCGCACCGGACCGGTTACAGCCCCTCCACGGTCACGGGCATCGTGCAGGACCTCAGCGACGCCGGCTACCTGCGGGTTGTGGGGCAACAGGAATCGACCGGCGGCCGGCGGCGGACGCTGATCGAGCTCAACCGCTCCTCGGTGACCATCGCCGTCGTCGGTCTCCGTGGCACCCGGATCTGGTGCGCCCTGGTGGACCTGGACGGCAACCGCCTGGATGCCGCTGAACAGGATTTCGATCCCGCGGACCCGGTGGGCAGCACGGCGAGTACTGTGATGTCACTCCACCGTCGGGCGGTGATACCGCCCGTTCACGTGGTGGTGGCACTGCCCGGCGTCGTCGCCTCCGACGGTTCCGTGGCCCTGGCGCCCGCGTTCGGCCCCGTTGCCCACCTTCGCCTCGTGGACGAACTCGAAGCCGCAACAGGGCTCCGCACCACGGTGGAAAATGACGTCAACCTGATCGCCCTGGGGGAGCGGGTGGACGGCGCGGGCAACGGCGTGGAGGACCTGGTCCTGATCCATGTTGCCGAGGGCATCGGCGCGACGATCATCGCCGGCGGAGAGGTCCTGGAAGGATCAAGCCGTTCCGCAGGCGAAATCGGCTTCCTTCCGCAGGGTTTGGCGGCCAGCCCGCGCGGGGAACGCGGAGACTACGAACGGCGCTGGACCGCCGCCGGCATCCGCGAGTCCGGCGCGCTGCTCGGTCTGTCGCTCGCTGAGGAAACGGTGGTGGAATCCCTCTGCAGCGCCGATTCGCCGGCGGCTGTCCGGCTGCTGGATGACGTTATTCAGGCCTGGGCTTTCGCCGCCATCATCTGCGTTTGCGTCGTCAACCCCGCACGCGTGATCTTCTCCGGCGACGCGGTCCTCCTGACCCGCGATGCGCGGGAAAAGCTCCGCGGCACGGTCCAGAGGTCAGCGCCGTCCCTGACCGAAGTGGTCTTCGCCGAGCTCGGACAGGCGGCAATCCTGCATGGCGCCATCGCGAAGGTGGTGAAGAGCCCCGCGACCCTCTTCACCGAGGTCGCCGGATGA
- a CDS encoding extracellular solute-binding protein, with amino-acid sequence MTLRPLRSALLAGGLALMLGMSACGLDSPKPSGTSAGAEDTGTLTIYTARDKALATEVIADFEKANPKYAGKVQLLTLGAQEALERVKAEKSNPQGDIWWGGTQQQMQQAAAEQVLSPAPKDVIDAVPAGQRDADGVWVGEMKLAEVIFYNKDMLTADQAPKDWDDLISPAMKDKIAIRDVLASGTMRSISAAMIDRQFDAAGSPDAGYEWLKKLDANTKVYAANPTDLYLRITRQEAAVTAWNLQDVMLQIKNQKAPFTPVVPASGAPMLIDGVAKIKDGPSPAGADAFLSFLMSKDEQTKLSETYFQIPTISLPKEPAWLADLDLKEMKVNWERVNKSEPEWSAYWAANIKGQGNK; translated from the coding sequence ATGACGTTACGTCCATTGCGATCCGCGCTGCTAGCTGGCGGCCTCGCACTCATGCTTGGAATGTCTGCCTGCGGACTCGACTCTCCCAAGCCCTCCGGAACGTCGGCCGGTGCCGAGGACACCGGGACCCTGACCATTTACACGGCACGGGACAAAGCCCTCGCTACCGAGGTGATAGCAGATTTCGAAAAGGCCAACCCGAAATACGCGGGCAAAGTCCAACTGCTGACATTGGGCGCCCAGGAGGCCCTGGAACGCGTCAAGGCCGAAAAGTCCAACCCGCAGGGCGACATCTGGTGGGGCGGCACTCAGCAGCAGATGCAGCAGGCCGCTGCCGAGCAGGTCCTGTCTCCTGCGCCGAAGGACGTTATCGACGCCGTCCCCGCCGGACAGCGCGACGCTGACGGTGTCTGGGTAGGTGAGATGAAGCTGGCCGAGGTCATCTTCTACAACAAGGACATGCTCACCGCCGACCAGGCTCCCAAAGACTGGGACGACCTCATCAGCCCCGCGATGAAGGACAAGATCGCCATCCGCGACGTCCTGGCATCCGGCACCATGCGCAGCATTTCTGCGGCGATGATTGACCGCCAGTTCGACGCCGCGGGCAGCCCCGACGCAGGCTACGAGTGGCTCAAGAAACTCGATGCCAACACCAAGGTCTACGCCGCCAACCCGACGGACCTCTACCTGAGGATCACACGCCAGGAAGCTGCCGTGACTGCCTGGAACCTGCAGGATGTCATGCTGCAGATCAAGAACCAGAAGGCCCCCTTCACTCCAGTGGTGCCTGCATCCGGTGCGCCGATGCTCATTGACGGTGTGGCAAAGATCAAGGACGGACCGTCTCCGGCCGGAGCGGACGCCTTCCTGTCCTTCCTTATGAGCAAGGATGAACAGACCAAGCTGTCCGAGACGTACTTCCAGATCCCGACGATCTCACTGCCCAAGGAACCGGCCTGGCTGGCCGACCTGGACCTGAAGGAAATGAAGGTCAACTGGGAACGCGTCAACAAGAGCGAGCCCGAATGGAGCGCTTACTGGGCCGCGAACATCAAGGGCCAAGGCAACAAATAG
- a CDS encoding ABC transporter ATP-binding protein has translation MTRVFLNAISKQYPGAKPAVSNLTVTIEDGEFFTLLGPSGCGKSTTLRMVAGFIQPSSGSIHFGDKDVTNTAPNKRDTGMVFQNYALFPHMSVRGNVAYGLNARNVPKQDKNRRIDEALAQVGLQEFGDRRIDMLSGGQQQRVALARALVIRPAALLLDEPLSNLDAKLREETRTEIRSTQKAAGTTCLYVTHDQAEAMAMSDRVAVLNEGELHQVGSPREVYNRPATAFVARFIGRSNVLPCTVLGVDGGADGGSVSISLADGTVLKTPRVEGSISARVSAGDKAAVSLRPESIGLTVSQGKETAGQLAGRVLTAEFTGAVNIYEIDWHGEQIVVSAPDTVDRAEPGDLVSMAPHQDRVWLVEP, from the coding sequence ATGACACGCGTCTTCCTCAACGCCATCAGCAAGCAGTACCCGGGGGCCAAACCGGCGGTATCGAACCTCACGGTCACCATCGAGGACGGCGAGTTCTTCACCCTGCTGGGTCCCTCCGGCTGTGGCAAGTCAACAACGCTGCGGATGGTGGCAGGATTCATCCAGCCTTCCAGCGGAAGCATCCACTTCGGCGACAAGGACGTCACCAACACGGCACCCAACAAGCGGGACACCGGCATGGTCTTCCAGAACTACGCCTTGTTCCCGCACATGAGCGTCCGGGGAAACGTTGCCTACGGCCTGAATGCGCGCAACGTGCCCAAGCAGGACAAGAACAGGCGGATCGACGAGGCGCTCGCCCAGGTGGGACTCCAGGAGTTCGGCGACCGCCGGATCGACATGCTTTCCGGCGGGCAGCAGCAGCGCGTGGCTTTGGCCCGGGCCCTGGTGATCCGCCCGGCGGCCCTGCTGCTGGACGAGCCGCTCTCCAACCTGGACGCGAAGCTGCGCGAGGAAACGCGTACCGAAATCAGGTCCACGCAGAAGGCGGCAGGCACCACGTGCCTCTACGTCACCCATGACCAGGCCGAGGCAATGGCGATGAGCGACCGCGTGGCGGTGCTTAACGAAGGCGAGCTCCACCAGGTCGGCTCTCCCCGCGAGGTCTACAACCGCCCCGCCACGGCCTTCGTCGCCAGATTCATCGGCCGCTCCAACGTGCTGCCCTGTACCGTGCTGGGTGTGGACGGCGGCGCCGACGGCGGCTCCGTCAGCATCAGCCTGGCCGATGGCACCGTTCTCAAGACACCCCGGGTGGAGGGGTCGATATCGGCCCGGGTCTCCGCCGGGGACAAGGCCGCGGTGTCGCTCCGGCCGGAATCCATCGGCCTCACCGTCAGCCAGGGGAAGGAGACGGCGGGCCAACTCGCCGGGAGGGTCCTTACCGCCGAGTTCACCGGCGCCGTCAATATCTACGAGATCGACTGGCACGGCGAGCAGATCGTTGTTTCTGCGCCGGACACCGTGGACCGCGCCGAACCCGGGGACCTCGTATCGATGGCACCGCACCAGGACCGCGTGTGGCTGGTGGAGCCGTGA
- a CDS encoding iron ABC transporter permease yields the protein MTVTVPRLRNRSSLTSSDRFVYFLAAPVVLVLLVYIVVPMLATATTSAESGGSAYKGFINGSSATALGLSVGISVGSVLTTGVLGTALAVLLSRFDFPGRRVLRLFALLPMALPPLIGAVSFYFLYAESGIVPRFLERYFGADAAAVSANGVWGVLLVHTMTMYPYFYLAVSSALAGSDASMEEAALNLGASRFRMWRTVLLPMLTPALVSGTLLTFMVSMASFTAPQFYNVQTLTMQIVASRTSGAYDVAAAQAVVLSVVSIFFLLAMRWYENRRLHRGSSKGTPQAVKVLHGVLPRTLAGVGSLLLVLFLMAPPATIALLSFTVDGSWTTQILPPDYTLDNFARIFTDPVTLRPILVSAQMSFVAMIGCILVGVLAAWVVTRWKGPGRGLLDVMVMLPWALPGTVIGVNIVTAFATPGPFNLGQVLIGSLWILPVAYFVRFLALVFRSANASLAQIDPSVEEAARNLGAGPWRALRTVTVPLMSRGILAGALMAFIQGFGEYVASVVVYPARFAPLSVEIYNRIYSNEFGTAAAYGTLQMALILIVLVIAQRLETPRRDRKARGGQPAGAPLSPVMAPTPT from the coding sequence GTGACGGTCACCGTTCCGAGGCTGCGGAACCGGTCCTCCCTGACGTCGTCGGACCGGTTCGTCTACTTCCTCGCCGCCCCGGTGGTTCTGGTGCTCCTGGTGTACATCGTGGTGCCGATGCTGGCCACCGCCACCACCAGCGCCGAGAGCGGAGGGAGCGCCTACAAGGGATTCATCAACGGCTCATCCGCCACGGCGCTGGGACTCTCGGTGGGCATCTCGGTGGGATCGGTCCTGACCACCGGTGTACTCGGCACGGCGCTCGCCGTCCTGTTGTCGCGCTTTGATTTTCCGGGCCGCAGGGTGCTGCGGCTCTTCGCGCTGCTGCCCATGGCGCTGCCTCCGCTGATCGGCGCCGTGTCCTTCTACTTCCTGTACGCCGAAAGCGGCATTGTTCCGCGCTTTCTGGAGCGCTACTTCGGCGCCGACGCCGCGGCCGTCTCCGCCAACGGCGTCTGGGGCGTGCTCCTGGTCCACACCATGACCATGTACCCCTATTTCTACCTCGCCGTCTCCTCGGCGCTGGCCGGATCCGACGCGTCCATGGAGGAGGCGGCGCTCAACCTGGGCGCGAGCCGCTTCCGCATGTGGCGCACGGTTCTCCTGCCCATGCTCACCCCGGCGCTGGTTTCCGGAACGCTGCTGACCTTTATGGTCTCGATGGCATCCTTCACCGCGCCCCAGTTCTACAACGTGCAGACCCTGACCATGCAGATCGTCGCCTCACGAACCAGCGGCGCGTACGATGTCGCCGCGGCCCAGGCGGTGGTCCTTTCCGTCGTGTCAATCTTCTTCCTGCTGGCCATGCGCTGGTACGAAAACCGGCGCCTCCACCGCGGTTCCTCCAAGGGAACGCCCCAGGCCGTGAAGGTCCTGCACGGTGTGCTGCCCCGCACCCTTGCCGGGGTCGGATCGTTGCTGCTGGTCCTGTTCCTGATGGCGCCGCCGGCCACGATCGCCCTGCTGTCCTTCACCGTGGACGGGTCGTGGACCACACAGATCCTGCCGCCGGACTACACCCTGGACAACTTCGCCCGGATCTTCACGGACCCCGTCACGCTGCGCCCCATCCTGGTCAGCGCCCAGATGTCCTTCGTGGCCATGATCGGCTGCATCCTGGTCGGGGTCCTTGCCGCCTGGGTGGTCACCCGGTGGAAAGGCCCGGGCAGGGGTTTGCTCGATGTGATGGTGATGCTCCCGTGGGCACTCCCCGGCACCGTCATCGGCGTCAACATCGTCACGGCCTTCGCCACCCCGGGCCCGTTCAATCTCGGCCAGGTACTCATCGGATCCCTGTGGATCCTCCCGGTGGCCTATTTCGTCCGCTTCCTGGCCCTGGTGTTCCGCTCCGCCAACGCGTCGCTGGCCCAGATCGACCCCAGCGTCGAGGAAGCGGCACGGAACCTTGGCGCGGGTCCCTGGCGTGCCCTGCGCACCGTGACGGTGCCCCTGATGTCCCGCGGCATCCTGGCCGGTGCGCTGATGGCGTTTATCCAGGGCTTCGGTGAGTACGTGGCGTCCGTGGTGGTCTACCCGGCACGCTTTGCGCCGCTGTCCGTGGAGATCTACAACCGCATCTACTCCAACGAGTTCGGCACGGCCGCGGCCTACGGCACGCTTCAGATGGCGCTGATCCTCATCGTGCTGGTCATCGCCCAGCGGCTGGAGACACCCCGCCGCGACAGGAAGGCACGGGGCGGGCAGCCCGCCGGTGCGCCCCTTAGTCCCGTTATGGCCCCCACACCCACCTGA
- a CDS encoding lyase family protein — MNTPTDPSMPRPDLKDQENLSIYWDNHLRDAFYEAAPHIYPGMVEASLAHVLMLTRQGILPRGRGEVLMKGLLTLWARTESGEQAYVFDGSVEDPYYFLEQQLAAECGIPTSELDVQLARSRNDLDAGVFRMVLRRQLLDQAALVVQAANDAAVQAAANADSLIIGFTHRRPAQPTTIGHVLAGLSEAMLSQAKEMLSIYDELNVSPLGSAAFTGTDLPIDPLMVGELTGFDSSFTSSYEAVAGAEHFMRLAAVQARITATGARFARVLLEWMTFKWVETPTAYTQGSSIMPQKKNPVVLEHMVSMAGVTAADMAATYANIGSAWYEDSNNATTDVQKHLWRAGERVVRFMRMMDGLLLDLKVLQLPDRAEIVASGATTTAVAEALAARGIPWRTAHDVVGRLVRADAPADWTADGVAKAFADAGIDAGLDEELVATTLSAGQQPELILARTQDGSPGSEAVRRNAAESRQRADDFGRDVQRRRSQIDSARERLMAAAADAGRGHW, encoded by the coding sequence ATGAACACCCCCACCGATCCGTCCATGCCGCGCCCCGACCTCAAGGACCAGGAAAACCTCAGCATCTACTGGGACAACCACCTGCGGGACGCCTTCTACGAAGCAGCACCGCACATCTACCCGGGCATGGTCGAAGCAAGCCTGGCCCACGTCCTGATGCTGACCCGGCAGGGCATCCTTCCGCGTGGCCGGGGGGAAGTCCTGATGAAGGGGTTGCTGACCCTGTGGGCCAGGACCGAATCGGGCGAACAGGCTTACGTTTTCGATGGCAGCGTCGAGGATCCGTATTACTTCCTGGAGCAGCAACTCGCCGCCGAGTGCGGGATCCCAACCTCCGAACTCGACGTCCAGCTGGCCAGGAGCCGGAACGATCTCGACGCCGGCGTGTTCCGGATGGTCCTGCGGCGCCAACTGCTGGACCAGGCCGCCCTGGTGGTCCAGGCAGCCAACGACGCGGCCGTGCAGGCCGCCGCGAACGCAGACAGCCTGATCATCGGGTTCACCCACCGCCGCCCCGCCCAGCCGACGACGATCGGCCACGTCCTCGCCGGTCTCTCCGAAGCGATGCTCAGCCAGGCAAAGGAGATGCTCAGCATCTACGACGAGCTGAACGTTTCGCCGCTGGGATCGGCCGCGTTCACCGGCACCGACCTGCCGATCGACCCGCTGATGGTGGGCGAGCTGACCGGCTTCGATTCCAGCTTCACCTCCAGCTATGAGGCCGTGGCGGGAGCGGAACACTTCATGCGGCTGGCCGCGGTCCAGGCCCGCATCACCGCCACCGGCGCCCGCTTCGCCCGCGTGCTGCTTGAGTGGATGACCTTCAAATGGGTGGAAACGCCAACCGCCTACACCCAGGGCTCGTCGATCATGCCGCAGAAGAAGAACCCCGTGGTGCTGGAGCACATGGTGTCCATGGCCGGTGTTACCGCGGCGGACATGGCAGCCACCTACGCGAACATCGGCTCGGCCTGGTACGAGGACTCCAACAACGCCACCACTGATGTGCAAAAGCACTTGTGGCGCGCCGGGGAACGTGTGGTCCGTTTTATGCGGATGATGGACGGGCTGCTGCTGGACCTGAAGGTGCTCCAGCTGCCGGACCGTGCGGAAATCGTCGCCTCCGGGGCCACCACCACCGCCGTTGCGGAGGCGCTCGCCGCCCGGGGAATCCCGTGGCGGACGGCCCACGACGTCGTCGGCCGGCTGGTGCGCGCCGACGCGCCGGCGGACTGGACCGCGGACGGGGTCGCGAAGGCCTTCGCGGATGCCGGCATAGACGCCGGCCTTGACGAGGAGCTGGTGGCCACGACGTTGAGCGCCGGACAGCAGCCGGAACTGATCCTTGCCCGGACGCAGGACGGAAGTCCCGGCAGCGAGGCCGTGCGGCGCAACGCCGCCGAGTCACGGCAGCGCGCAGACGATTTCGGCCGTGATGTCCAACGCAGACGGAGCCAGATTGACTCGGCCAGGGAACGGCTGATGGCAGCCGCCGCGGACGCAGGAAGAGGCCATTGGTGA
- a CDS encoding carbohydrate kinase family protein: MTDGITIIGNTNIDVVVADTRDLPEPGTERVVSSVSLRLGGSAGNFAVRCAGLDFPTILVSRVGDDTSVMVLEAELRLPSLQARLLRTPGEPSGITVAVEAPGRDRAFISSLGAMASMTPDDITEDMLSSRYVALAGYFLLPGMRGPASAELFGRAGLSGARTVLDTGWPPEGWTAATRQEVLSALALVDIFLPNDDELHGLMDDGNTERAARRLSVTTNTLVAVKMGARGAGLASPDGGWSAQPAARVDVVDSTGAGDGFNAAFLVSAARGAVWPDALASGVGYATEMVATAPERRAAVVLQPRH, translated from the coding sequence GTGACTGATGGAATCACCATCATCGGGAACACCAATATCGATGTTGTGGTGGCGGACACCCGGGACCTGCCCGAGCCGGGAACCGAGCGCGTGGTGTCCTCGGTTTCCCTCCGGCTGGGCGGTTCGGCGGGAAACTTCGCTGTCCGGTGCGCCGGCCTGGACTTCCCCACCATCCTGGTCAGTCGCGTTGGCGACGACACGTCGGTGATGGTCCTGGAAGCGGAGCTCCGGCTGCCGTCGCTCCAGGCGCGGCTGCTTCGGACCCCGGGTGAACCCAGCGGCATCACCGTTGCCGTGGAGGCGCCGGGGCGCGACCGTGCGTTCATTTCCTCCCTGGGCGCCATGGCGTCGATGACTCCTGACGACATCACTGAAGACATGCTTTCCAGCAGGTACGTCGCCCTGGCCGGCTACTTCCTGCTGCCCGGGATGCGCGGCCCCGCGTCGGCGGAACTGTTCGGACGGGCCGGACTGTCGGGCGCCCGGACGGTATTGGACACCGGCTGGCCGCCGGAGGGGTGGACCGCGGCCACGCGGCAGGAAGTGCTCAGCGCCCTTGCCCTGGTGGACATCTTCCTGCCCAACGACGACGAACTGCACGGCCTCATGGATGACGGGAACACCGAACGGGCCGCCCGCCGGTTGTCCGTGACCACGAATACGCTCGTTGCGGTCAAGATGGGCGCCCGCGGCGCCGGCCTGGCCTCCCCTGACGGGGGATGGTCCGCCCAGCCGGCGGCACGCGTTGACGTGGTCGATTCAACGGGGGCGGGGGACGGGTTCAACGCGGCATTCCTCGTGTCAGCGGCACGCGGCGCAGTCTGGCCGGACGCCCTGGCATCCGGGGTCGGCTACGCCACCGAAATGGTGGCCACCGCGCCGGAACGCCGGGCCGCCGTCGTACTTCAACCGCGACACTGA
- a CDS encoding LacI family DNA-binding transcriptional regulator, with protein sequence MQDVATRAGVSAKTVSRVFNDDPHVTEDTRQRVQSAMRELKYVPNMLARTFREGKSAVIGIAVPDVADPFFAAVTKGIELAAREHDMAIVVTSLGDNPSLEQSIIEATVRRQIDGLIIAPIAADQSYLARWQDSFPIVFIDRTPTKLNADYFVEDDFGGAFEATQHLIAHGHRRIAIVGDSPDVPTTRLRLEGYRAALDDAGLGVDEELIVLGSRDADAAAQVCKTLLALRDAPTAIFSSNARFSTGVFPALQALKRSDIALISFGDFPMADVLQPSVSVIDQNPRQVGRVAAERIFARIATPDKRFRRKNVIPVRLIERQSCRPAGAVLATSAAV encoded by the coding sequence CCGGAGTGAGTGCCAAGACGGTTTCCAGGGTTTTTAACGACGACCCGCACGTCACGGAAGACACGCGGCAGCGCGTTCAGTCGGCCATGCGAGAACTCAAGTACGTGCCGAACATGCTCGCGCGCACCTTCCGCGAGGGCAAATCCGCCGTCATTGGCATCGCTGTGCCTGACGTCGCCGACCCCTTCTTCGCTGCCGTCACGAAGGGAATTGAGCTGGCAGCACGCGAACACGACATGGCCATAGTCGTGACCAGCCTCGGGGACAACCCGTCCTTGGAGCAAAGCATCATCGAAGCGACGGTCCGCCGCCAGATCGACGGCCTCATCATCGCCCCGATCGCAGCCGATCAGTCCTACCTCGCACGGTGGCAGGACAGCTTCCCCATCGTCTTCATTGACCGCACACCCACCAAGCTCAACGCCGACTACTTCGTCGAAGATGACTTCGGGGGGGCCTTCGAAGCGACGCAGCACCTCATCGCCCACGGCCACCGCCGCATCGCTATCGTCGGAGACTCACCGGACGTCCCCACCACGAGACTGCGCCTGGAAGGATATCGTGCCGCCCTTGATGATGCCGGTTTGGGCGTCGACGAGGAACTGATTGTGCTTGGGTCGCGCGACGCGGACGCTGCCGCCCAAGTCTGCAAGACCCTACTGGCGCTGCGCGATGCGCCGACGGCCATCTTCTCCTCTAACGCGCGGTTTTCAACAGGCGTTTTCCCAGCCCTTCAGGCTTTGAAAAGAAGCGACATTGCGCTCATCAGTTTTGGCGACTTTCCCATGGCGGATGTCCTCCAACCCTCAGTTTCAGTCATTGATCAAAATCCTCGCCAGGTCGGACGCGTTGCTGCCGAGCGAATTTTCGCCCGAATCGCGACGCCCGACAAGAGGTTCCGGCGCAAAAACGTCATTCCCGTCAGGCTGATCGAACGCCAGTCGTGCCGGCCGGCCGGAGCTGTCCTGGCAACTTCAGCCGCAGTGTGA